The following are encoded together in the Pectobacterium punjabense genome:
- a CDS encoding type III secretion system chaperone, with protein MTPTQQHITRLLRHYGALSRTQLGLQDGICALREPDGQEAVVLEVPASSSVLLLHSGVMQLQKDVGTSVYQLMLMLNFEMAAMKGCWLALDENSTLRLCTQHTAASLDEPSFTALLPAFISQVKETRLLIRGLLPRLMAA; from the coding sequence ATGACACCAACACAGCAGCATATTACCCGCTTATTACGTCATTATGGTGCACTCAGCCGGACTCAACTGGGTTTGCAGGACGGTATCTGCGCACTGCGTGAACCCGACGGGCAGGAGGCGGTGGTTTTGGAGGTGCCCGCCAGCAGCAGTGTATTGTTATTGCACAGTGGCGTGATGCAGCTTCAGAAGGACGTGGGTACATCGGTGTACCAACTTATGCTGATGCTCAATTTTGAGATGGCGGCGATGAAGGGATGCTGGCTGGCGCTGGATGAAAATTCGACGCTGCGTTTGTGCACTCAGCACACCGCCGCGTCGCTGGACGAGCCGAGCTTTACCGCGCTGCTACCCGCGTTTATCAGCCAGGTAAAAGAAACCCGGCTGCTGATTCGCGGACTATTACCACGGCTCATGGCGGCTTAA
- a CDS encoding DNA-binding protein: MPNTMTSPTPTRWADIARQGGYITPVQREAFTQAIHLVRTQLNTVLNQSGTRRQGEFEFDAFVDSLEQDFLHQADIHTQNGLHSDVAQTSFWIARLIADRFIAVRQM; encoded by the coding sequence ATGCCAAACACGATGACGTCGCCCACGCCGACCCGCTGGGCCGATATCGCCAGACAAGGCGGATACATCACACCTGTTCAACGTGAAGCGTTCACCCAGGCTATTCATCTGGTGAGAACACAGTTGAATACCGTACTTAACCAATCAGGAACGCGGCGGCAGGGTGAGTTTGAGTTCGATGCCTTTGTGGATTCGCTGGAGCAGGATTTCCTGCATCAGGCTGATATCCATACGCAGAATGGGTTACATAGCGACGTGGCACAGACCTCATTTTGGATCGCCCGTCTGATCGCCGATCGCTTTATCGCAGTACGTCAAATGTAA
- a CDS encoding pectate lyase, with protein sequence MADMTITLSIQPGAGLSSTGLNSPLSGSNGGISPRSTQQNSQLMEALGTLLSALLPNTQGNTPSSTHGSPMNPSGAGNGGSSALGQNGSPTDMLMKLLEALIPGKNGQEAGNPLSSGTPGATGGNNGASPLAGSSGTGGAGGAQNPEDLSRSLLQDSAGSALDNAINPTEDGGGQLSGNELLKALLELIGNLMDSQKGQFGQPQGSGQSQGGGSPSTGAPQASSGGGGGSPAALSGGGSPAAPSSSVGGNGGAAPAPLTAAPTGVDGGSVASPTASTAGAGPVSFPTASGDATVVNDTIKVGPGEVFDGGGKTFTAGSKLGDGGQAEGQKPLFELAQGATLKNVVLGDNAADGVHVRGDAKIDNVHWTNVGEDALTVKSNNGKPANVEITNSSAQGAADKIFQLNADANLTIDNFKAKDFGTFVRTNGGQQGNWNLNLSNIDAENGKFSFVKSDSEGLNVKGSNINLTNVNNHYKVPDSANLQVN encoded by the coding sequence ATGGCTGATATGACGATTACGCTCAGCATACAACCCGGTGCAGGTCTGTCATCGACAGGTCTGAATTCCCCGCTTTCAGGCAGTAATGGGGGAATATCACCACGTTCCACGCAGCAAAATAGCCAATTGATGGAGGCGTTGGGGACGTTACTTAGCGCTCTCTTGCCCAATACCCAAGGCAATACGCCATCATCAACCCATGGCAGCCCGATGAATCCATCTGGTGCCGGTAATGGCGGTAGTTCGGCATTAGGGCAAAACGGTAGCCCTACCGATATGCTGATGAAATTGCTGGAAGCGCTGATCCCTGGCAAAAATGGTCAAGAAGCGGGGAATCCGCTTTCTTCCGGTACACCGGGAGCAACTGGCGGTAACAACGGTGCCTCGCCGCTCGCAGGTTCGTCCGGTACTGGCGGTGCCGGCGGCGCACAAAACCCAGAAGATCTGAGCCGCTCCCTATTACAGGATTCAGCGGGCAGCGCATTAGATAATGCGATCAATCCCACGGAAGACGGCGGTGGCCAACTGAGCGGCAACGAGCTGTTAAAAGCACTGCTGGAATTGATCGGTAATTTGATGGATTCACAGAAAGGTCAATTTGGTCAACCACAGGGTAGCGGACAATCACAAGGTGGCGGATCGCCGTCAACGGGCGCACCGCAGGCATCATCTGGTGGCGGCGGTGGTTCACCTGCCGCATTGTCTGGCGGTGGTTCACCGGCTGCACCATCTTCATCAGTCGGCGGTAACGGCGGTGCAGCGCCCGCCCCATTAACGGCTGCACCAACTGGCGTTGATGGCGGCTCGGTCGCCTCACCCACAGCGTCAACAGCCGGTGCTGGCCCGGTATCTTTCCCAACCGCCAGCGGTGATGCCACGGTGGTAAATGACACCATCAAAGTCGGCCCTGGTGAGGTTTTTGACGGCGGTGGCAAAACCTTTACCGCAGGTAGCAAGTTAGGTGACGGCGGCCAGGCTGAAGGCCAAAAACCGCTGTTTGAGTTGGCTCAAGGTGCAACGCTGAAAAACGTGGTGTTGGGTGATAATGCGGCGGACGGTGTACACGTCCGTGGTGATGCCAAAATTGATAACGTGCACTGGACCAACGTCGGTGAAGATGCGCTGACGGTGAAATCAAACAACGGCAAGCCTGCCAATGTGGAAATCACCAACAGCAGTGCTCAGGGCGCTGCCGATAAAATTTTCCAGTTGAACGCGGATGCCAACCTGACCATCGATAATTTCAAAGCGAAGGATTTCGGTACGTTCGTGCGCACTAACGGCGGACAACAGGGTAACTGGAATCTGAATCTGAGTAACATTGACGCTGAAAACGGCAAATTCTCGTTTGTGAAGAGCGACAGTGAAGGGTTGAACGTCAAAGGTAGCAATATCAACCTGACGAACGTCAATAATCACTACAAAGTACCTGACTCCGCCAACTTACAGGTGAATTAA
- a CDS encoding harpin HrpZ family protein encodes MLNSLGGGTSLQITIKAGGNGGLFQSQSSQNGGSSSQSAFGGQRSNIAEKLSDIMTTMMFMGSMMGGGLGGGLGGGLGGLGSSLGGLGGGLLGGGLGGGLGSSLGSGLGSALGGGLGGALGAGMNAMNPSAMMGSLLFSALEDLLGGGMSQQQGGLFGNKQPASPEISAYTQGVNDALSAILGNGLSQAKGQTSPLQLGNNGLQGLSGAGAFNQLGSTLGMSVGQKAGLQELNNISTHNDSPTRYFVDKEDRGMAKEIGQFMDQYPEVFGKPEYQKDNWQTAKQDDKSWAKALSKPDDDGMTKGSMDKFMKAVGMIKSAVAGDTGNTNLSARGNGGSSLGIDAAMIGDRIVNMGLQKLSS; translated from the coding sequence ATGCTTAATTCTCTTGGTGGCGGGACGTCGTTGCAAATCACAATCAAAGCGGGCGGTAACGGCGGTTTATTTCAATCTCAGTCTTCACAGAATGGCGGCTCGTCGTCTCAGTCAGCGTTTGGTGGCCAGCGTAGCAACATCGCAGAAAAGCTGTCCGATATCATGACAACCATGATGTTCATGGGCAGCATGATGGGGGGGGGCCTGGGTGGCGGTCTGGGCGGTGGGCTCGGTGGTTTAGGCAGTAGCCTAGGCGGACTCGGTGGCGGTTTACTAGGCGGTGGCTTGGGTGGCGGTCTCGGCAGTAGCCTTGGCAGTGGACTGGGAAGCGCACTCGGCGGTGGCTTGGGCGGGGCGCTGGGTGCCGGTATGAATGCCATGAATCCATCGGCCATGATGGGCAGCCTGTTGTTTAGCGCACTGGAAGATCTGCTGGGCGGCGGGATGTCACAGCAGCAGGGTGGGCTTTTCGGCAACAAACAGCCGGCATCACCGGAGATCTCGGCGTATACGCAGGGCGTTAATGATGCTTTGTCCGCCATTTTGGGTAACGGCTTAAGTCAGGCGAAAGGGCAAACTTCACCGCTGCAACTGGGTAACAACGGTTTGCAAGGCTTGAGTGGTGCAGGCGCGTTCAATCAACTGGGTAGCACGCTGGGGATGAGCGTGGGACAAAAAGCGGGTTTGCAGGAGTTGAACAACATCAGCACGCACAATGACAGTCCGACGCGTTATTTCGTGGATAAAGAAGACCGAGGAATGGCAAAAGAAATCGGTCAGTTTATGGACCAGTATCCTGAAGTCTTCGGCAAACCCGAGTATCAGAAAGATAACTGGCAGACGGCGAAACAAGATGACAAATCCTGGGCTAAGGCGTTGAGCAAGCCAGATGACGACGGCATGACCAAAGGCAGCATGGATAAATTCATGAAGGCGGTCGGTATGATCAAAAGCGCAGTAGCCGGTGATACCGGGAACACTAACCTGAGTGCGCGCGGTAATGGCGGCTCGTCTTTAGGTATTGACGCGGCGATGATCGGCGATCGGATTGTCAATATGGGGCTGCAAAAGCTCTCCAGCTAA
- a CDS encoding GntR family transcriptional regulator, translating to MNYPIGQINHSYLGSSVYTMLREALITGQLKPDDRLRIRELAAQVGTSVTPVRDAILQLAKEQALVLKTPRDIRVPQLTDDQFKEIRTLRLALEGTGAELAATHITPKMLKQIEENIRQNRLAIEEKNLREALRLNSEFHLFLAQAARMPLLTQFIGSLWMRTGPLIAQAYAHFSVQMAIEHHEDVFTALQQRDASAARQAIQSDILDGSETMLAFIAVDQQP from the coding sequence GTGAATTATCCAATCGGACAGATCAATCACAGCTATCTGGGTTCCAGCGTTTACACCATGCTGCGCGAGGCGTTAATTACCGGTCAGCTCAAACCGGACGATCGCCTAAGAATACGTGAGCTTGCCGCTCAGGTTGGCACCAGCGTAACCCCGGTGCGAGATGCGATCCTACAATTAGCGAAAGAGCAGGCATTGGTGCTCAAAACACCACGCGATATCCGCGTTCCCCAATTGACCGACGATCAATTTAAAGAGATCCGCACGCTACGGTTGGCACTGGAAGGTACGGGAGCCGAGCTAGCCGCCACGCACATTACCCCGAAGATGCTCAAGCAGATTGAAGAGAATATTCGCCAGAATCGTCTGGCGATTGAAGAGAAAAACTTACGCGAAGCATTACGGTTGAATAGCGAATTTCATCTGTTTCTGGCACAGGCAGCACGAATGCCGTTGTTGACGCAGTTTATTGGCAGTTTATGGATGCGCACCGGCCCGCTGATTGCGCAAGCCTATGCGCATTTTTCTGTGCAGATGGCGATCGAACATCACGAGGACGTTTTTACTGCGCTACAGCAGCGCGATGCCAGCGCCGCCCGACAGGCCATCCAATCCGACATTCTGGACGGCAGCGAAACGATGCTGGCCTTTATTGCTGTAGATCAGCAACCTTAA
- a CDS encoding AvrE-family type 3 secretion system effector, producing MQKIQHVQPSLSISGIAPAALAKTSLSQGSSTSASQKGAQSLIQQGLHDKNKPPELEQGSRSQVKNQGARSTTLRELFSSEGMSQNAPRTQRDSLASGGPIQSLPRFASTADADSKINGSGSQTLAAKSDITLDSHGKLQFGKGLPEALTTLLQQTIGKNSQPFVAHHENQDARSGEQQHALADKSGRLFVIQSDENQHIALHSSGRSAMPAGKLSASNVQLDSTPERISLKATSGESTSVPLSGRMNHELLTGIHRQPDSASGAGEPLRLHDGKLFSLNTEFGVWQQNSDVPHSQLSRQGDGQLYAVNDDHILSNLSSGIASSAFSDKITAFSANQNGQSAVLTEQDHLTQLHLMSALDAAPQPVDLKLENGEPVYAKAVGLTAEHLLVADNDGKLYHAPLPEAGEPHATLTPVSTSGLNAALGTDHLITGFAHDEHGQMQALATDRQGQKHVAPLGQHGLSPMPGWNLSDSLVVDNKLGLTTEAPAAKDTVDLGRLGQIGLQDGKVHFYNGNTKNWEASSVEASQLKRGLDNQAYTLKDGEITPLSINQKSASFTHGDNTVFALSQVRMTPSAGTALPGIAKDDGVSAMAVVNRNKFIVVDKQGDLHFHQIKPGTDQSAAPPLALPKNGLSGEIQDITLDHQQTLFALNKAGQLFQLPKDDWQNAANHDEAQWQPVKTPAEGKVNSLGTDAQHHLQVAHDDHELHTQHGSAWKTTVPKGEAPLPSEARAAETVFGRLDMATKGTKIPLTGVSVKADVQVFGKTGEESQQVKSKLSDLLRAHVVSFSMEVPRPLKTFADHVQHHISGREGLKPVYDMQTELLKKLDATTSQPQGAALDLATKLDNLDLGEQGKPLVSLLKQFQTELENSSAKAALLIGRQQGMVSDNGVMNTEGKPASVHGREKDLAPVLLAAMESHPSSKTSTAGTLIKAFVDSKTPIAQKPNSESFGQQRDTSDALSLAKTRLVLDTLVLGDLHKLADRAGALSGTSPNEAALASMMKALNALRQGDYGDNPVKKMTDMGFTNHKSLEADYDSVKTFMKAFRKEENAVSVTSKTVMQAASQTDMIDKMKATVLSLDSNESIAFNRTYGGGASMSFVVSGTPLPFPPVPGGGVSGERNYNLSFSRGESGINVAFERSGGITGKVSYSGGYDVSEYLTGKTSAQMTQNINSKHSFAPDVRASFGVSASLQMAQQNALNFTLSEEELPGFIDGLSSGTINPLALLDKGEQHSVKAGKTVSFNLDSNAALELRGGINLTEKGAAPTSATLRGSVGLTASANVLSGTSSSSVAQGEKSTTYTESDNRLRFMNQAAMGANATISAGAARTTPDGSVPFFTSASVGVNVAADSRTNQSISLGMKKAEPLEKKDMDALTKTLNAAFNDPASQLLIDSVKKIAEPDDQLAILNEHFADKTAKNDDQHQGLLSLQKLNVRQDVAQRDGATLDSVKHTTSYTNLSKLTENGLFQVIGNHLFSSLPPSNADRINQLIADNPALKDIVNRLQDNDRASVTVTLELKDDVREKIEKGIQNKTHGKDDVIALFKDGNNLRLASIDVSQTVKKSEGFNTPAVIINASSSAGVSMNKLLGSVSFSYGQNQTVPQSYKLSGEIAKANPATANALQQLQQEGLQLKS from the coding sequence ATGCAGAAAATCCAGCATGTTCAGCCCAGTCTGTCCATTTCGGGAATTGCACCTGCCGCGCTAGCTAAAACATCGTTATCGCAGGGCAGTAGCACCAGTGCGAGCCAGAAGGGGGCGCAATCCCTGATTCAGCAAGGTTTGCATGATAAAAACAAACCGCCTGAATTGGAGCAGGGAAGCCGCAGTCAGGTGAAGAATCAGGGGGCGCGCTCAACGACGTTGCGCGAGCTATTTTCATCGGAAGGCATGAGTCAGAACGCACCGCGCACGCAGCGTGATTCGCTGGCGTCGGGCGGGCCTATCCAGAGCCTGCCGCGTTTTGCTTCTACCGCAGATGCCGATAGCAAAATAAACGGCAGCGGCAGCCAGACGCTCGCGGCTAAATCCGATATCACGCTGGACAGCCACGGTAAGCTTCAGTTTGGCAAAGGTTTACCGGAAGCGTTGACGACGCTGTTGCAACAGACCATAGGGAAAAACAGCCAACCGTTCGTTGCCCATCATGAAAATCAAGATGCGCGATCAGGCGAACAACAGCATGCGTTAGCCGACAAATCAGGGCGGCTATTCGTTATTCAAAGCGATGAAAATCAGCATATTGCACTCCACAGCAGCGGCCGCAGCGCGATGCCAGCGGGCAAGCTGAGCGCGAGTAACGTACAGCTGGACTCCACGCCGGAACGTATTTCTCTGAAAGCAACCTCGGGCGAATCTACGAGTGTGCCGCTATCTGGGCGGATGAACCACGAGCTATTGACGGGCATCCACCGGCAGCCCGACTCGGCTTCAGGCGCGGGTGAGCCATTGCGCCTGCATGACGGCAAGCTGTTTTCGTTAAATACCGAATTTGGCGTCTGGCAGCAAAACAGCGACGTTCCCCATAGCCAATTATCGCGGCAGGGGGATGGCCAACTGTATGCGGTCAACGATGATCACATATTGAGTAACTTGTCGTCGGGGATAGCGTCATCAGCGTTCAGCGATAAAATCACGGCGTTCTCCGCTAACCAGAACGGGCAATCGGCCGTGCTGACCGAGCAGGATCATCTGACACAATTACACCTGATGAGTGCGCTGGATGCCGCGCCGCAGCCGGTGGATCTTAAACTGGAAAATGGTGAACCGGTGTATGCGAAAGCGGTGGGATTAACCGCTGAACATCTGCTGGTTGCCGATAATGATGGCAAGCTTTATCACGCACCGTTGCCTGAGGCGGGAGAACCGCACGCCACCTTAACGCCAGTCAGCACATCTGGACTCAATGCGGCGTTGGGGACTGACCACCTGATTACCGGATTTGCCCACGATGAACATGGGCAGATGCAGGCACTCGCCACCGATCGTCAGGGACAAAAACATGTCGCGCCTCTGGGGCAACATGGGCTGTCACCAATGCCGGGGTGGAACCTGAGCGACAGTCTGGTGGTGGATAATAAACTGGGTCTGACCACAGAGGCACCCGCCGCAAAAGACACCGTAGATCTGGGTCGACTGGGGCAAATCGGGCTACAGGACGGCAAAGTCCATTTTTACAACGGCAATACTAAAAACTGGGAAGCATCCAGCGTTGAAGCCAGCCAATTAAAGCGCGGGCTGGACAATCAGGCTTACACGCTAAAAGACGGCGAAATCACACCACTGTCCATCAATCAGAAATCAGCGTCGTTTACGCACGGTGACAACACTGTTTTTGCCTTGTCGCAGGTACGTATGACGCCGTCTGCGGGCACCGCGCTCCCTGGGATCGCCAAGGACGACGGCGTATCGGCGATGGCCGTGGTCAACCGCAATAAATTTATTGTCGTCGATAAACAGGGCGATCTGCATTTTCACCAGATCAAGCCGGGAACGGATCAGTCCGCCGCGCCGCCGCTGGCGCTGCCTAAAAATGGGTTGTCCGGTGAGATACAGGACATCACGCTGGATCACCAGCAGACGTTATTCGCGCTGAACAAAGCGGGGCAGCTCTTTCAGCTACCGAAAGACGACTGGCAGAATGCTGCGAACCATGATGAAGCACAATGGCAGCCGGTCAAGACGCCAGCAGAGGGCAAAGTCAATTCGCTGGGTACGGATGCGCAGCATCATTTGCAGGTTGCGCATGACGATCATGAACTCCACACCCAACACGGGAGCGCATGGAAAACGACGGTGCCGAAGGGGGAAGCGCCATTACCCTCGGAAGCGCGTGCCGCAGAAACGGTGTTTGGCCGACTGGATATGGCGACAAAAGGGACGAAAATACCGCTAACCGGCGTGTCGGTTAAAGCCGATGTTCAGGTTTTCGGTAAAACGGGTGAAGAGTCACAGCAGGTGAAAAGCAAACTGTCCGATTTGCTCAGAGCCCATGTTGTCTCGTTCTCCATGGAAGTACCACGACCGCTAAAAACCTTTGCCGACCATGTGCAGCACCACATCAGCGGCCGAGAAGGTCTGAAACCCGTTTACGACATGCAGACCGAATTACTGAAAAAGCTGGATGCCACGACGAGCCAGCCGCAGGGCGCGGCGCTGGATCTGGCGACTAAGCTCGACAATCTGGATCTGGGGGAACAAGGGAAGCCGTTGGTAAGCCTGTTAAAACAGTTCCAAACCGAACTGGAAAACAGCTCGGCCAAAGCAGCTCTGCTTATTGGCAGGCAGCAGGGCATGGTGAGCGATAACGGTGTGATGAACACCGAAGGTAAGCCTGCCAGCGTGCACGGCAGAGAAAAAGATCTGGCTCCGGTGCTGCTGGCAGCGATGGAGAGCCACCCATCATCGAAAACGAGTACCGCCGGTACGCTGATAAAAGCCTTTGTAGACAGTAAAACGCCGATAGCGCAAAAGCCAAATAGCGAGTCGTTTGGGCAACAGCGAGATACCAGCGACGCCCTGTCGTTGGCAAAAACGCGGCTGGTGCTGGATACCCTGGTGCTGGGCGATTTGCACAAGCTGGCCGACCGCGCTGGGGCGTTATCAGGCACCTCGCCGAATGAGGCGGCGTTGGCCTCGATGATGAAGGCGCTTAATGCGCTACGGCAGGGGGATTATGGCGACAATCCGGTGAAGAAAATGACGGATATGGGGTTCACCAATCACAAATCGCTGGAGGCGGATTACGATTCGGTTAAAACCTTTATGAAGGCGTTCAGGAAAGAGGAGAATGCCGTCAGCGTAACCTCGAAAACCGTGATGCAGGCGGCCAGCCAGACGGACATGATCGATAAAATGAAGGCGACCGTTTTGTCGTTGGACAGTAACGAAAGCATCGCCTTTAACCGGACCTATGGCGGCGGCGCATCCATGTCGTTTGTGGTCAGCGGCACGCCCCTTCCTTTCCCTCCGGTGCCAGGTGGCGGTGTCAGCGGCGAAAGGAATTACAACCTGAGTTTTTCCCGTGGCGAAAGCGGCATTAATGTCGCCTTCGAGCGTTCGGGCGGGATTACCGGGAAAGTGAGCTATTCCGGTGGATATGACGTCAGCGAGTATCTGACAGGAAAAACCTCGGCGCAGATGACGCAAAACATTAACAGCAAACACAGCTTTGCACCGGATGTCCGTGCGTCATTCGGCGTATCCGCCAGCCTGCAAATGGCGCAGCAAAACGCCCTGAATTTTACCCTCAGTGAAGAAGAACTGCCCGGTTTTATTGACGGTCTGTCGAGCGGCACGATCAATCCGCTTGCTCTGCTGGATAAAGGCGAGCAGCACAGCGTGAAGGCAGGAAAAACGGTTAGCTTCAATCTGGATAGCAATGCGGCACTGGAACTGCGCGGTGGGATAAACCTGACAGAAAAAGGCGCGGCCCCCACTAGCGCTACATTACGTGGCTCTGTCGGGCTGACGGCGAGTGCCAATGTGTTGTCTGGCACCAGCTCGTCCAGCGTCGCGCAAGGAGAGAAATCCACCACCTACACCGAATCCGACAACCGCTTGCGCTTCATGAATCAGGCGGCGATGGGGGCTAACGCAACGATCAGTGCCGGAGCAGCCAGAACCACGCCGGATGGCTCCGTCCCGTTCTTCACCTCAGCCAGCGTCGGGGTGAACGTAGCGGCGGACTCGCGCACTAACCAATCGATTAGTCTGGGTATGAAGAAAGCCGAACCGTTGGAGAAAAAGGATATGGATGCGTTGACCAAGACGCTGAACGCCGCATTCAACGATCCCGCCAGCCAGTTGTTGATCGACAGTGTGAAAAAAATCGCGGAGCCGGACGATCAGCTGGCCATATTGAATGAACACTTCGCCGATAAAACAGCCAAAAACGACGATCAGCATCAGGGGCTACTGAGTTTGCAAAAATTGAACGTGCGGCAGGATGTCGCCCAGCGTGATGGCGCAACGCTGGATAGCGTTAAGCACACCACGTCCTACACCAATCTCAGCAAACTGACGGAGAACGGACTGTTTCAGGTGATCGGTAACCATTTGTTCTCTTCGCTCCCTCCCAGTAATGCCGACCGTATTAATCAACTGATTGCGGACAACCCGGCATTGAAGGATATCGTGAATCGCTTGCAGGACAACGATCGTGCTTCGGTAACGGTCACATTGGAGCTGAAAGACGATGTGCGGGAAAAGATAGAAAAGGGCATCCAGAACAAGACGCACGGTAAGGATGATGTCATTGCGCTGTTTAAGGACGGCAATAATTTACGCCTCGCCAGTATCGATGTCTCGCAGACGGTGAAGAAGAGTGAAGGGTTCAATACTCCCGCGGTCATTATCAACGCCTCAAGCAGTGCGGGCGTCAGCATGAATAAACTGCTGGGCAGTGTGAGCTTCAGCTATGGGCAAAATCAAACCGTACCGCAAAGCTACAAACTGAGCGGCGAGATTGCAAAAGCTAATCCCGCTACCGCTAATGCCCTGCAGCAGTTACAGCAAGAAGGGCTGCAACTGAAAAGCTAA